The window TACTACTCTTGAGGGAATTCtctcctttcatttctttctaccTAGATGTCAGAGGAAACTCGCTGCATGTGAAAACTTTTTTGTTCACACAGAGTTGCATTAATCACTTCAATAAACGCGTCTCTATGTAGGCATATAAGTCGGGCGACCAAATGTCAATTATTACATGAAATAAAAGCTTGCTGGGTGAGGGGACCATTGCCGAAAGTTATAATGAGACAGAAACCGTCCGTTCCTACCCTTTGAAAAATATGGTAAACAGAAATTGGCTTGACGCAACAGAGTACGAGCAGTAGCAGGTCCTTTACCATTTCTATAGGGTGGACCACCCCTGATACTGCTGGGCCTTCTACGCGGTGTATTTATTATAGAGGGTTGGGCGGGGAGATACACATGTCCTATTGATCGTTATAGACTTCATCACTCAATTAATCTCCGTTATCATTCAGGTAACTTACCAGTCATGAACTTGTTTCTAATAGGGTGATGGCCCATGCCTATAAATGGGAAAAGAAACAACAATTCCAAACCTATGACCTTTCTCTGGTGTGAAGATTACAAAGGTGGCGGATGTGAAAAACCTAATCGGAAATATAGACAGTTTTCCATCTCAGACATGAGAAATCATGTGAAAAACATCAGTGCATATTAACTCTTGGACCCAAGGCAATCTCCCCTGCCCTGGAGTAGAAAGCCCACAGCATGCATTCAGTAACATTCTAAAAATCATGGCTGGGAAACAGCCTTAAGCCAACAATGTTAAGCAGAGATACAGAAGCAATAGCTGCAATACAGTAACACAACTGATGAACAACATAGAGTAATATTTTGATACagttttaaaagtaatttcttAACTGAGTATTCCAAGGAACCTagtaaattagtttaaattgtTCTCCATAGCAAGGGAGGTTAAGATACATTACTGTTATGGCAATAATTACAGTTCTTTCGCCCAAGAGCTAAAAACATATCAATGATGCCATGTGTGCCTCTCAGCAACTATAAGCATCTATGTTTGGTGCCATCACTACGTCTTCATTagtaaatatcataatttttcatCAAATGCTGCAGATTTCCCTGCATAAccattttaagaattttaattaaatttcaactaaaaatataaataataaatagacaCTTGATTAAAAGATCAGAAGGATGTAAAGCCTATTCATAAACAGCTAAACCACTAGAAAATAGGATGCTAACCATCAaacatttttattctaaatgATGATGTCCAAGATTCTATTCTCAGGGAAAACAGGCCTAACATATGAATTGGCAAATGGGTACCCctgaagaaaataatttttcttaaaaaaaaaaattgaaaatgaaaaatgcttACATTTTGAATTTCTGCTAAACCTGATTTTGGACTATAAAAGGCTGGTCTGAGGCTCAGATGCATATCACTGTTAAAGAACATGATAgtttaaatgatgaaaaacaggTAAGTAGGTACTTACTGCCATGAGTCATCTCGAACAAGCATCACAACATCCTCATGATCCTGGTAAACAACTTTCCCTCACCATGCAGAAGCCCTCCCTCCATATCAAATAAATGCTTCAATGCACAAATCAAATCATCATGCCTATCAAGCTTCCAGCGATTAATTGCCTGGTCTACAACACTCCCCAGCTTGTGAAATTGCAATTTTGATCTTACAACAGCAGTACGCTACAGCGCAATATCAAAAAGCATATCCCTTACAGCATAGAAGTCACTTACTTTGGTACAATTGCTTCCAATTGCCTTGGTCATCACCGGAGGCTCTGAGTGCAACTGCTGGGGCAGAAAAGAGGTTCCAGGAATCAATGAAGATGTAACAGGAGTGGGGTTGTCCACTTTATTTCCAATGCTTCTTTCCTCCGTTAAGGAAAAGCCAAAGAGCCTGCAGCTACTTTTACATGTAGGAACTAAATCTTGACTGCCTCTAAATGCTGATTGAGTTACAAGAGGATGTGGAACAGCTAGTTGATTATGCTCGTTTAACAGACCAAAGAAATTCATACCTCCCTGACCTCCTCCCCTGACACTAAGCTCACAACGTGATGGTGTGAGCTTTTCACCATACACTTCAGGAATATCAAATGAACTCCGGTTACTAATTTCTTGCTCCTTCTCCTGATTATTGGCGCTATGCATTGAGTAAATGTTAGGAGCAGCAGTGCTTGCTTGCTGGAACATTAACACCGATGATGGTGACGACACTTGCACTGATGGTGTGGACAGGTGAGTGTGGGCATTATATCCCTGCACAAGGGCAGGCCATCCATTTCTAGAAGTCGGCACTTGAACACCATCAAAGATTCCAAAGCTACCATTTTCATGAGCCTGGTTAGCAGACAGAGCTCTTCCACATGGTGGGCTTGGAAATGTTTCTTGACCTTGCAAGACCTTATGGAATCGAAAAGATTCACCAAAGCCTATGCCTTTATAGGAAATATCAGAATTCCCAAGAGGGTTTCTAACACCATTTCCTATTGCAGCAATCCCAGAACAACTTGAACCAGGAAAACACCTTATTTCAGATGGATGATGATCCTGGGTATCAACACCATCATAAGGAGtgttaaaaccaaaaatttctTGACCTTGCAAGACCTTCTGGAACCTTGAAGATTCCCCAAAGTCTGACACTCCCATCCCATCTGTAAGAAATAAAGAAGTTAACTACTTTGCACAGGAAAGAAATGGAACTGGTTATCAAAAAATGTTTGCTGGAAATGGACCTACTGGGAACTGAAAAATCTGGTCTAGTTCCCGGCAAACCAATCCTGGTCCTCTTTGAGCCAGGAACTGTCAAGCTGCCAGAACCAGAAAGCGAACCAGATAGCTCAATTTCCCATGGAGAAACCCTGTTATGTCGATTAGCCTCTATATCGTCCCACCTTACCTGCAGAGATAAGTCAAAAAAAGTAGCACTATCAGAATAATAAGGAAGACATGGGAGCAAGACACATTCCGAGCCATGACTATGATGAAGCTGGGAAACAGGAGATCAAGGGTGAAAGATCACCAGAAGCATCCATAAAAATTACGTAATTTCTCAAACTGATAAAACTTAAATATACAAATACTAAAAAGTTTTCAAAGTctcatttccaaaaataataataataataattagctTCCTGCAACAGTTAATGAACACTCCAGTTGAAGTCTGATCTACTTGTGACTCAGAGGGGGATAAGAAAAAGTCAAGCTTATGGTAATTTGAAGTAGAACAAGTACTATCCAATGCATGTCATCAACTAGGTTCCCTTCATACAGCATAGGAAGGTGCACATATCCTTTGACCAAGAGCAAAAACCTTAAATCCACTTCCTTGCCTTTTTTGGCAAACAAGAATTCTACTCCAAATACCACTTCAGAAGACCTGACAGTATAAGATTCCTTTCAAGTATTAGGGGATGCATGTATGCAACTTGCTCCATCATCAAAAAAGGGGACTGATTATATACaacaatacatatatatatgagaaatgaTTTCTTCTAAAAACATGTGAGTGAAAGCTCAAGGTGATGGAGGCCTAAGCCTCATATATATGGTCATTCATTTTAGCcttcaaatcaagcaaaagAATAATGGAAAGTATTTAACTACATATAGGAGAATAATGAGGAGGTAGCATAAAAGATGTTGATTCCAAAAATGActcaaagaacaaaagaaaaattatcatGTAGTGCAGCAGCCCAAATCTTAGAGAATCACTGAAGAAATTCTCACTCTAAAATTGGCatttaaagagttttgaaataTAAGATATACTAACATAAAGAAGTAATTTATCTTTTACACACGAATATAACGAACAAGGAAAATTTTAAGGCTTTTCCAGAACATATCTGGAAAGGAATAATCCCACTTCCCGCCAAGTTCAAAGTACATGCCTCAGACACAAAGCTGGACCTTAGGCATCAAGTTCAGCCTCAATTTAATGTAACACATTGAGACATGACCCTTAAAGTTGTGCCTTGAGGCCAAAGACTCATTCACAACTTAAAAACACCACCACTGAGATGTGTGCTCCCAAACTACAAAATTGTGCATGCGAACAATAACAAGGTACACAAGATATTTAATACATGCATACCAATAGGCACCTCCATTTAGAACCAGGCCATCTAACAGGATCCATGTCACTGATCCCAGTTATCAGTCCAGTATATCTGCCAAAAAAAACAGCTTATCTTCAGATGTTGAGAATTAATTTAACTTGTAATACTACAAGCAAATGCATGCCAAACCTTCGTTCTGCTGCATCTTCTGTTTCAACACGCATTTTGAACCTCATCCCAGCAGAAAATGAATGATCAATGCTCTTTGAGAATTTACGGAGCGGTATTATGAACTCTGATGAGCTAGCCCTACAAGAAGCATTTGAAGCATATAGGCATTGAGATTATTATGGAGAACATGGACCACAAGCTACTCCCTGAACACCAAACTATATCTGAACATAAAATCATCCAGCAAAACATGTTACAATGATTAACAGAACATTCAAAGCCAAGTAATATTGCCAAGCCAATCAACTAGAGGAATGAAGAAAGGTAAAATGAATCACAAGTGGGATCATAGCTTATCTAATTGACATATAACTGACCATGAAAATATTAATGTGCAGATAATCTAAAGTGATCGAACAACTTgacaaagaataaaattgaattaaattaatcacTTGATGTCAAATCTTAATCTCACCAATTTCCACTAGTGACCATGAAGGATGGCACATCCAGTTCATAATTAAAGAACTTGTTACATCCCCAAATTAAGATCATCCCCTAAATTGGAACATCTATAATATAAAATCATAGTCAGTACCCAACAAGGCTAAAAGGCCTCTACCAGGCCAGCAACAACACAACAACAGTAATAAAGAGGAATGGTACATCAGGAACCATTCAAAGAAAATCTAGCAATGTATTTTGACTATGACAACAGTAATCCATGAAGAAAAGAGTAAATACTAACTGTGATTACAATCAGATCAAAACATTGCTACCAAATAATTCACAATGATATGGACTTCTTTGCTAGTAATTTGGTCACCTTTTACCATATATGGAATTTTCATGAATAAATGAAGATAAGTTTTCCGAGACATACTTTTTATGTTGCCTCAATCAACCCATTTGTCTGTTATAACCCTCAAATGCAAGGAACAACTCAAGCATTGGTTGCAATGTTTGAAGGTGGCTTTAGTAGGCAAACAGTGATTCAATTATTCCCAAAATGCACCAGTGTCCAAGCTAAACCACCTACATACACTGGTGTGAGGAGGAAAGGCAACCTCCATCATCACCACATGGTGATGGTAAAGGTGGCAGgaattaaaattgagaaaaatccaTCACCAATTTCCACTTTATGCTGGGACATCAAAAATTTGAAGTTCTTTGAAGAAAGCACCCAAACTTAAAGAACAATACTGCCATACAACTCCAAAATGAAGTGTAAGAGATTGCCATTGACTCATTAAGCTTATGACTGATGTTTCCGCATCACCAATGGGGATGGATATTTTCAGCTTCAATGAAAGACCATCCTTATCAAAAGCTCTATGAAAGAAATGTGTTAAAGGAAAGCAGCTTTAGAATGAGTCCagaaaaaccattttaaaaaaaaaaaatcaagcttACATTATATCAATcttacaattcctaaaaaatcaGCAACCAACCAATGCAAACTTCTCTCCTTTCCTAATCTTTGTTAGGAACATGATATGCTGAACAGGCCTGCATGGTGacaaaagcaaaggaaaaatGCAACAAAAGCTTTCGAGTTGCATCACCCAGAAATCAATATTTTGCACCATCCGCCTCTGGTTTTCTCCAGACACCCACATCTCATCCAACCTTGTCATGAAAGTGTTATGAAACCACTCCTAAGATGATACTTGTATCAGACAATCCCTACCCATCTTCGCCTCATAGTCTCCAAATATTTCAAAAGGATTATTTTCCCAACCTTCAACTAGATTACATTTGAGTGCGTAGCCAAAACATATCATGAAACAAATAACCCTACTCTAAGGGTTAGCTTAAATCTAGTGATGCTTGAAGACAGATAACTTTTTATGAAAAGATTGATGTTGATAGAGCCAGATGTGAGGACAGGGAAATATAGAGAGCTCACACAAGCAAGTTTGAGGAGATGACAAAGACCGGAGACCCATGACAAAAACCAATACAATAAGAAGCTGAGGAAGGAAATAACTGAGGTAACTTTGGCCATCAACTAATAACTTATGAATCAATGTGACAAACTACACTGTTTATGCAAATTTTTTATGCATTATAAATCAATCTCATACCTATGCTCTTCTGTTTTCAAGATAAGCTTTTAAACATAGTTACATAATTGAACAGAGGGGGTATCATTGGGAACCCAGTTATCAATTACTGGAATttccttagaaaaaaaaacaaatcaattatCTCAGATTCTCACATAATGGAGCTGAATGAGTTCTGATTCAGTTCCATGCAATTAATCAGGTACATTTATTTAGCTCCACATCATCTACTTCTCAggtatatttatataaaagtcaagtctaatattaaaaagttcaagaaactaaatttatttccaaaatatgTCTATACCACTTAAAATGGATAAGTATGGTTACTCATTTAAACAGATTGATTATCTGTGCTGTCTCTTCATCATGTAAGTGTGTGGATAGGACAGGTGCCTCTTTAACTGAGTATTATGGTGTTTATATAAAGCACGTCAAGGTGCCTAGTTGGCTAAGGTGAATTCCGGGATGTGTGATAGAGGCACACAGTCCTGGGTTTGATTTCCAAAGGGCTCAGCCATTAAAGATTCCTTGGTTATATAAAAACTGATGTTTATATAAAAGCGATTGCTGCCAAACTTTATATATAATTCTTGAGAGTCTATTTTGTGCATGACTTTGAATGATGCCATTTGTGTTTCACAAAATTATCATCTTTAAGATTTTAAGGAATTGATGGTCTAGAATAAGGCACAACATCAAGTCATGTTCCATGACTTTTATTTTGCAAGGGTATATTGACTGGAGACTGCAGCCTTTGAATCTTGAGAGCCTCATACATTGGGACAAACAATCAAAGAAGttgcaaaattaattttaaaggcAGTGTTATCGTCATTGCACCTGACCAATTTTTTCAAGTAAGGTTGAGTCCTGAGCAACTAAAAGAAAACTAAGTTGTTTCAATGGCATCCATAACTAGAATAAAGTAACAAAGCACTGTGtcttaaacaataaattaacaACATAATCAGACTTGTTATGTCAAGTTGAAGTGACAAAAGCAAAGCAGATTGAAGAACAAAGGCAAAGGTAGTCTAGTAAGAATCTATGGGCCCATCTGTgttatagaaaatagtttttgacaATAGCTCTTAATAATAGTTTCAATTGttttaaggaaaacaaaatttcGCTTGgagttcaaatatgaaaaaaaggtACTATGCGCTTACTTACATCGCAAATATTTCCACAACGTATTCCCCATATTTTCAGTTCTTACTCAAAACATTGTAAAGAAAACAACTAATAACacctaaaatttgatttaaaaaacatgttttcaaaacaaattgtcaaaaaaaaaaaaaaaggttctctATGAATAGTTTGTCAAAAATGTTCTCTTAGTTagaaactattttatattctaacaggaaagtgttttcaagaacaatttccTAAAAGAGCCTACAAATCTAGCTAAAAGTTATGCAAATTACAAATCCCAATTGACTCACAAGCGTAGGCTGTACCTTTAACACATAGTATTAGTACTGAACAATCCTGACACAGATTTATGCCAGGTTAATTTTTGGTTTGGTTGAACCACTGGCAACCCAGCTTAAGTTTACACCAAACTAGTCTGTACTTATATTGTTATAATCATACATGGATTTAGcctcatttataaattttagattTGATGTTCATGGTTACAATTAAGCTAAAAAGAATTATCTCTAAGCAGCTTCAAATCAAATAATAGCCCTTACAGAAATGTTTAACATGCAACTAGGTGCTATATCCTTGCAAGAATCGTAGTTTCATTTCTTTAGTCCTAGAAGTTATCCTTTCTGTCATGtgactttaatatatattctcaCATTACACAAAATATGCAAAAAACAAGGTATTAAAAGGGTAATACCTTATTCCAACATGAACACACCAACAAACTAGAACTACCCCATGCAAACAGCCTACTCAACCTCCAGGTTAACCTTTTGCAGGTCATATAGAGCTGTATCTATAGCTTACCATTGCATAAACCATCTAACAGGTTCACATTTTAACAACAAAATTGTCATCTAGCAAActtattatatgaaaattaactAGACGGATGAACTGTAAAATACCTCGGATTGTAGCATATGTTGAAAACACTTCTTGTGGATATAGCATTGACCACAGCTGTAAGGGTGTTGAGATTCAACTGTTGGCTACAAAGAGCTGGGAAAGGAGACGAACCTTTAATTTGAGCTGCTCTTCGGATTCCCAGTCTTAGTTCTCCATCCCCACCCCTGCATCAATAAGACATTAGATTGACAGAGAACAGTAAAAATTACTTCGATCAAAGGTTTTAATACCTAAGAAAGAGTACAGCATCTCCAGACACAAGCTTCTTCTTGTTTACAAATGCACTCCAACCAGTAGTAAGCAAATGCCGCCTTGGCTGCCCTGCTCAGATCAACCACAAAACAAGTTCTAGAAACATCAATTTCAGGAACACCAAGTGAACTAAGTTTTTAATCATCATCACTTCACACAGTTCAAAGTAGACTCAACAAACTAGACATAGAAAATGCATATGTGGTCTTCACAACATACCCCTGTAGATATGCCGGAATCTCCATTCGAAGCCATGCAAATCTTTGGCCACAAGCTCTTGTGAAGGTCTCTGCTGTTTGTAATCCTACAGCACAAATCTAGCTAAACTCAGTATCCAATTTGATATGGTTGTTTGAACATGCATTAGTTTCAAGAGGACTTTCAAACATAGTACAAAAACTGCAACTAGATTCTGTCCAATTTTTCTGTAACCTAAATGCACCATAATTACCAGGGGA of the Vitis vinifera cultivar Pinot Noir 40024 chromosome 10, ASM3070453v1 genome contains:
- the LOC100245251 gene encoding auxin response factor 3; the protein is MVAMIDLNTVDDDETPSSGSSSSSSSSASASASTVCGSLLSAASSVCLELWHACAGPLISLPKKGSLVVYFPQGHLEQLSDYPAVAYDLPPHVFCRVVDVKLHAEVVTDEVYAQVSLVPETKIKQKLQEGEIEADGGEEEDIEGSIKSMTPHMFCKTLTASDTSTHGGFSVPRRAAEDCFPPLDYKQQRPSQELVAKDLHGFEWRFRHIYRGQPRRHLLTTGWSAFVNKKKLVSGDAVLFLRGGDGELRLGIRRAAQIKGSSPFPALCSQQLNLNTLTAVVNAISTRSVFNICYNPRASSSEFIIPLRKFSKSIDHSFSAGMRFKMRVETEDAAERRYTGLITGISDMDPVRWPGSKWRCLLVRWDDIEANRHNRVSPWEIELSGSLSGSGSLTVPGSKRTRIGLPGTRPDFSVPNGMGVSDFGESSRFQKVLQGQEIFGFNTPYDGVDTQDHHPSEIRCFPGSSCSGIAAIGNGVRNPLGNSDISYKGIGFGESFRFHKVLQGQETFPSPPCGRALSANQAHENGSFGIFDGVQVPTSRNGWPALVQGYNAHTHLSTPSVQVSSPSSVLMFQQASTAAPNIYSMHSANNQEKEQEISNRSSFDIPEVYGEKLTPSRCELSVRGGGQGGMNFFGLLNEHNQLAVPHPLVTQSAFRGSQDLVPTCKSSCRLFGFSLTEERSIGNKVDNPTPVTSSLIPGTSFLPQQLHSEPPVMTKAIGSNCTKVSDFYAVRDMLFDIAL